One Sanguibacter keddieii DSM 10542 genomic window carries:
- a CDS encoding MFS transporter — translation MSSHATRRDWIVLATVALVQLVVVLDGTIVTIALPQAQADLALSDSERSWVVTAYALAFGGLLLLGGRLVNYLGLKKAFMIGIVGFAIASGFGGIVQNGTELIIARGLQGVFAALLAPAALAILTLTFTSGRERNIAFAVFGTVAGVGAAIGLLLGGLLTEYATWRWCLLINVPIAVLIVVVGSVTLQHSPPDREKPIDGWGALLVVLGLGAVVFGLTEAEKSWTSPQVIVSLVLGVLLVVAFVITQTRRANPLLPLRVVTHRVRGTAFSIQAIAGAVMIGSMLYLTLHLQVVLGMKPFEAGLATLPQTVLIMIVAGVGSRYLEAIGPKPFLVLGPVLTGAGLFWLSFITADGGYATHVLPGLALTGVGMGMVFLPLQNVALRGVSPHDAGVAGALSTASMQIGGSVGLAVWTTVAAGATGTAMTLDALVDGYSAVFVGSAGLMVLGAVIALVALPKHDRAAVAAEEKVMVPTGH, via the coding sequence TCCAGCTCGTCGTCGTCCTCGACGGCACCATCGTCACCATCGCCCTCCCGCAGGCGCAGGCCGACCTCGCGCTCTCCGACAGCGAGCGGTCCTGGGTCGTCACGGCCTACGCGCTCGCCTTCGGCGGTCTGCTGCTCCTCGGCGGACGCCTGGTCAACTACCTCGGCCTCAAGAAGGCCTTCATGATCGGCATCGTCGGCTTCGCGATCGCCTCCGGCTTCGGCGGCATCGTGCAGAACGGCACCGAGCTGATCATCGCCCGCGGACTGCAGGGCGTGTTCGCCGCGCTGCTCGCGCCGGCTGCCCTCGCGATCCTCACCCTGACCTTCACGTCCGGGCGCGAGCGCAACATCGCCTTCGCCGTGTTCGGCACCGTCGCCGGAGTCGGCGCAGCGATCGGCCTGCTCCTCGGCGGCCTGCTCACCGAGTACGCGACCTGGCGCTGGTGCCTGCTCATCAACGTCCCGATCGCGGTGCTCATCGTCGTGGTCGGCTCGGTCACCCTCCAGCACTCGCCGCCGGACCGTGAGAAGCCGATCGACGGCTGGGGTGCGCTCCTCGTGGTCCTCGGCCTCGGCGCCGTGGTGTTCGGCCTCACCGAGGCCGAGAAGAGCTGGACCTCCCCGCAGGTGATCGTCTCGCTCGTGCTCGGGGTGCTGCTCGTGGTCGCCTTCGTGATCACGCAGACTCGTCGCGCCAACCCGCTGCTGCCGCTGCGCGTCGTCACCCACCGGGTGCGGGGGACGGCCTTCAGCATCCAGGCCATCGCCGGTGCCGTGATGATCGGCTCGATGCTCTACCTGACGCTGCACCTGCAGGTCGTCCTCGGGATGAAGCCCTTCGAGGCGGGTCTGGCGACCCTCCCGCAGACGGTGCTCATCATGATCGTGGCGGGTGTGGGCTCGCGATACCTCGAGGCCATCGGCCCCAAGCCGTTCCTCGTCCTCGGTCCGGTCCTCACCGGCGCCGGTCTCTTCTGGCTCTCGTTCATCACGGCCGACGGTGGCTACGCGACGCACGTCCTGCCCGGCCTCGCCCTCACCGGCGTCGGCATGGGCATGGTGTTCCTGCCGCTGCAGAACGTCGCGCTGCGTGGCGTGAGCCCTCACGACGCCGGTGTCGCCGGCGCCCTGTCGACCGCCTCGATGCAGATCGGCGGCTCGGTGGGCCTGGCCGTCTGGACCACGGTCGCGGCCGGTGCGACCGGCACCGCCATGACGCTCGACGCCCTCGTCGACGGCTACTCGGCCGTGTTCGTCGGCAGCGCGGGCCTCATGGTGCTCGGTGCGGTCATCGCGCTCGTCGCGCTGCCCAAGCACGACCGCGCGGCCGTCGCCGCCGAGGAGAAGGTCATGGTCCCGACGGGCCACTGA
- a CDS encoding TetR/AcrR family transcriptional regulator — protein sequence MARAGLAPASVTEAGADLADEVGFDRLSMGLLAERLGVKTPSLYKHVDGQADLAHRIAVLGANELADAVRDATQGRSGRDALVAAAAAMRTFAREHTGRYDAANSARPSDPDDPFVAASGRLLDSLAAVLRGYRVDPAQEVHALRMLRSVLHGFATLEVTGGFRLDTDVDESFDWVVALVDRGLTSLGVSGPSGP from the coding sequence GTGGCTAGGGCCGGGCTCGCCCCCGCATCCGTCACCGAGGCGGGTGCTGACCTCGCCGACGAGGTCGGGTTCGACCGGCTCAGCATGGGGCTCCTCGCCGAGCGGCTCGGGGTCAAGACACCGTCGCTGTACAAGCACGTCGACGGCCAGGCCGACCTCGCCCACCGCATCGCGGTGCTCGGCGCGAACGAGCTCGCCGACGCCGTGCGCGACGCCACGCAGGGGCGGTCGGGGCGTGACGCCCTGGTCGCCGCGGCGGCCGCCATGAGGACCTTCGCCCGTGAGCACACCGGCCGGTACGACGCGGCGAACAGCGCCCGCCCGAGCGACCCGGACGACCCCTTCGTGGCGGCGAGCGGCCGGCTGCTCGACTCGCTCGCCGCCGTGCTGCGCGGGTACCGGGTCGACCCGGCCCAGGAGGTCCACGCGCTCCGCATGCTGCGCAGCGTGCTGCACGGCTTCGCGACCCTCGAGGTGACGGGCGGGTTCCGGCTCGACACCGACGTCGACGAGAGCTTCGACTGGGTCGTCGCGCTCGTCGACCGCGGGCTGACCAGCCTCGGCGTCAGTGGCCCGTCGGGACCATGA
- a CDS encoding alpha/beta fold hydrolase, which translates to MTQHLSIGTSTLAYDLVGEGPLVVLAHGMGDTRNSYRHVVPGLVAAGYRVANVDIRGCGESSVEWDGYSRTDIAGDLVALVRHLGGPAVVVGQSLSGGAATIAAATAPDLVVGIVELAPFTRKQPMVDLGGLLRSPAYRKGFARLAQVLATGSLTAWKKYLDVAVPTKPADWDAGLAHIEATMSEAGRMKVLQKMCQTSPVDAGAHLGGVRCPVLVVEGSADPDWSDPRAEGERILADLPDGLGELAVIEGAGHYPHTETPDEVLALVLPFLAKAHARG; encoded by the coding sequence ATGACCCAGCATCTGAGCATCGGCACCAGCACCCTCGCGTACGACCTGGTCGGCGAGGGCCCTCTCGTCGTCCTCGCCCACGGCATGGGTGACACCCGGAACTCCTACCGGCACGTGGTCCCCGGTCTGGTCGCCGCCGGGTACCGGGTCGCGAACGTCGACATCCGCGGGTGCGGAGAGTCCAGCGTGGAGTGGGACGGCTACAGCCGGACCGACATCGCCGGGGACCTCGTCGCGCTGGTCCGTCACCTCGGCGGACCGGCCGTGGTCGTCGGGCAGTCCCTCAGCGGAGGGGCCGCGACCATCGCGGCGGCGACCGCTCCGGACCTCGTCGTCGGCATCGTCGAGCTCGCACCCTTCACCCGCAAGCAGCCGATGGTCGACCTCGGTGGCCTGCTGCGGTCTCCGGCCTACCGCAAGGGCTTCGCGCGGCTCGCCCAGGTCCTCGCGACCGGCAGCCTCACCGCCTGGAAGAAGTACCTCGACGTCGCCGTGCCGACCAAGCCGGCCGACTGGGACGCCGGGCTGGCGCACATCGAGGCGACCATGAGCGAGGCTGGTCGCATGAAGGTGCTGCAGAAGATGTGCCAGACGAGCCCGGTCGACGCCGGCGCCCACCTCGGAGGAGTCCGCTGTCCCGTGCTCGTCGTCGAGGGCAGCGCCGACCCGGACTGGTCCGACCCGCGTGCCGAGGGCGAGCGCATCCTCGCCGACCTGCCCGACGGCCTCGGCGAGCTCGCCGTGATCGAGGGTGCCGGCCACTACCCGCACACGGAGACCCCCGACGAGGTCCTCGCCCTGGTCCTGCCGTTCCTCGCGAAGGCCCACGCCCGTGGCTAG
- the hrpA gene encoding ATP-dependent RNA helicase HrpA: MSTAPNSPAPQDPQRPGSDAPAAGAGGPTRRDGGGRRRGRGGRGRGQSAEKPAEPGGRPADAAGAQGDEAREPAPRRDERGGERRGEPRRGDERRGKDRRTGDRRPRVDHARLERAAAARTAVDLPPIVFPEQLPVSARREDIAAAIRDHQVVIVAGETGSGKTTQLPKIALELGRGRAGQIGHTQPRRIAARTVAERIAEEIGTPLGEIVGYQVRFTDTSSENTLVKVMTDGILLAQIQRDPQLLAYDTLIIDEAHERSLNIDFILGYLTQLLPQRPDLKVIITSATIDSDRFARHFAPRDAQDAAKAAAQTEPVDGTDDTSADDAPMAPVVSVTGRTFPVEVRYRPLTPEDSSAKKGAERDLMTGICDAVDELCAEGPGDILVFLSGEREILDAQDALASHLGARVNDPRRPDHVEIMPLYARLSAAEQHRVFQSHPGRRVVLSTNVAETSLTVPGIRYVVDPGTARISRYSKATKVQRLPIEPIAQASANQRSGRCGRVADGIAIRLYSEDDFLSRPEFTEPEILRTSLASVLLQMISVGVVRTPDDVARFPFVEPPDTRAIRDGVQLLTELGALETRKPERRGATSRPAGTHVEGGSSAPSDERASRDALGSGGGTRLTETGRAIAQLPMDPRLARMIVEGGRRGAAREVMIIAAALSIQDPRERPTEQRAQADQQHARFTDPTSDFLSYLNLWEYARAQQRDLSSSAFRRLCRAEHLNFLRIREWQDVVGQLRDMSKPLGIVMNAPGRRSGGSSTDEPVADLDLRQTWDGDTIHQSLLAGLLSQIGMQEATEVKASAVKGRETAADRRAKKFARNEYLGARGARFAIFPGSGLAKKPPVWVMAGELVETSRLWGRDVAKIQPEWAEDLAAHLVKRTYSEPHWSSKQGAAQAIEKVLLYGVPIVADRKVLFSKVDPEQARELFIRHALVQGEWTTHHTFYADNRRLLDEAAELEARSRQRGLVVDDDALFAFYDERVPASVVSARHFDQWWKSARREDPDLLTFTLDLLVPEGTEVSAEDFPQEWVQGDLTLPLTYQFQPGTDADGVTVHVPISVLNRVVPDGFDWMVPGLLDELTTATIRALPKPVRVQLVPAPDVARGVVAWIRENTPAWGDVTRAGDMAESYESAFTRAVKALRDVDVPEDAWDRERLPGHLRMTFRVFEERGGRGSGPRGEVVLDESKDLVALQRRLAAQSQAAVRSAVKSAVGTALREAQQEAQDAAAASQKAGTGAPGAAAATGGPTAPAASTPDAPTGVTVAEVASLATWPSALPDGVLPAQVDTPGPGGMVVRGYPALVEERSGSTTTVALRVLADASRQEVEHTRGVRRLLLGETALQQSRITSRWSGTQSLTLAASPYKNTGALVADLQLAAVQCLTPDAGQVRDLAAYTAMRTAVKKALEEEIHTVVGHVVAALTAARTVDGEIRSSSSLALLNTLADVRDHVAGLVYDGFVAATPPGRLPHLARYLRAASYRLEKAASNPNRDAELAWKVHDVEDAYDAARAAYAAGRPDPARASELAQARWMIEELRVSLFAQQLGTDGPVSEKRIRKLLAGG, translated from the coding sequence GTGAGCACGGCACCGAACTCCCCCGCCCCCCAGGACCCGCAGCGGCCGGGGAGCGACGCGCCCGCAGCCGGTGCCGGCGGACCCACCCGACGAGACGGCGGCGGACGCCGTCGTGGCCGCGGTGGGCGCGGACGCGGACAGAGCGCGGAGAAGCCTGCAGAGCCGGGCGGCCGTCCTGCCGACGCGGCTGGCGCGCAGGGCGACGAGGCCCGTGAGCCTGCCCCGCGTCGTGACGAGCGAGGTGGCGAGCGCCGCGGAGAGCCACGCCGCGGCGACGAGCGCCGAGGCAAGGACCGCCGCACCGGTGACCGCCGCCCGCGCGTCGACCACGCACGCCTGGAGCGCGCTGCGGCGGCCCGCACCGCCGTCGACCTCCCGCCGATCGTCTTCCCCGAGCAGCTGCCCGTCTCGGCGCGCCGCGAGGACATCGCGGCGGCGATCCGCGACCACCAGGTGGTCATCGTCGCGGGCGAGACCGGCTCGGGCAAGACCACCCAGCTCCCCAAGATCGCCCTCGAGCTGGGCCGTGGCCGCGCCGGGCAGATCGGCCACACCCAGCCTCGCCGCATCGCGGCGCGCACCGTCGCAGAGCGCATCGCCGAGGAGATCGGCACCCCGCTCGGCGAGATCGTCGGCTACCAGGTGCGGTTCACCGACACCTCGTCGGAGAACACCCTGGTCAAGGTGATGACCGACGGCATCCTGCTCGCGCAGATCCAGCGCGACCCGCAGCTCCTCGCGTACGACACCCTCATCATCGACGAGGCGCACGAGCGCTCCCTCAACATCGACTTCATCCTCGGGTACCTCACACAGCTGCTGCCGCAGCGCCCGGACCTCAAGGTGATCATCACCTCGGCGACCATCGACTCCGACCGTTTCGCCCGGCACTTCGCCCCGCGCGACGCGCAGGATGCAGCGAAGGCGGCTGCGCAGACCGAGCCGGTCGACGGCACCGATGACACCTCCGCCGACGACGCCCCCATGGCACCCGTCGTCTCCGTCACCGGCCGCACCTTCCCCGTCGAGGTCCGCTACCGCCCGCTCACACCCGAGGACTCCTCGGCCAAGAAGGGCGCCGAGCGCGACCTCATGACGGGCATCTGCGACGCGGTCGACGAGCTCTGCGCCGAGGGACCGGGCGACATCCTCGTGTTCCTGTCGGGCGAGCGCGAGATCCTCGACGCCCAGGACGCCCTGGCGAGCCACCTGGGCGCACGCGTGAACGACCCACGCCGCCCGGACCACGTCGAGATCATGCCGCTCTACGCCCGGCTCTCGGCCGCCGAGCAGCACCGCGTGTTCCAGTCCCACCCCGGGCGCCGCGTGGTGCTGTCGACCAACGTCGCCGAGACCTCGCTCACCGTTCCGGGCATCCGGTACGTCGTCGACCCGGGCACGGCGCGCATCTCGCGCTACTCCAAGGCCACCAAGGTGCAGCGCCTGCCGATCGAGCCCATCGCGCAGGCGTCGGCCAACCAGCGCTCCGGTCGCTGCGGCCGTGTCGCCGACGGCATCGCGATCCGCCTCTACTCCGAGGACGACTTCCTCTCCCGCCCCGAGTTCACCGAGCCCGAGATCCTGCGCACCTCCCTCGCCTCGGTCCTGCTGCAGATGATCTCGGTCGGCGTGGTCCGTACCCCGGACGACGTCGCGCGCTTCCCCTTCGTCGAGCCGCCGGACACCCGCGCCATCCGCGACGGCGTGCAGCTGCTCACCGAGCTCGGCGCGCTCGAGACGCGCAAGCCCGAGCGACGCGGGGCCACGTCCCGCCCGGCGGGCACTCACGTCGAGGGAGGCTCGTCGGCCCCGTCGGACGAGCGCGCCTCGCGCGACGCGCTCGGCTCCGGCGGCGGGACCCGCCTCACCGAGACCGGCCGTGCGATCGCCCAGCTGCCCATGGACCCGCGCCTGGCCCGCATGATCGTCGAGGGCGGGCGCCGCGGCGCCGCCCGCGAGGTGATGATCATCGCCGCCGCGCTCTCCATCCAGGACCCGCGCGAGCGGCCGACCGAGCAGCGCGCGCAGGCCGACCAGCAGCACGCGCGCTTCACCGACCCGACCTCGGACTTCCTCAGCTACCTCAACCTCTGGGAGTACGCGCGGGCCCAGCAGCGCGACCTGTCGTCCTCGGCCTTCCGCCGGCTGTGCCGGGCGGAGCACCTGAACTTCCTGCGCATCCGCGAGTGGCAGGACGTCGTCGGGCAGCTGCGTGACATGTCCAAGCCGCTCGGCATCGTCATGAACGCCCCCGGGCGACGCTCCGGCGGGTCGAGCACCGACGAGCCCGTGGCCGACCTCGACCTGCGACAGACGTGGGACGGCGACACGATCCACCAGTCGCTGCTCGCCGGGCTGCTCTCGCAGATCGGTATGCAGGAGGCCACCGAGGTCAAGGCATCCGCCGTCAAGGGCCGCGAGACCGCGGCCGACCGCCGAGCCAAGAAGTTCGCGCGCAACGAGTACCTCGGCGCGCGCGGGGCCCGCTTCGCGATCTTCCCCGGCTCCGGCCTCGCCAAGAAGCCGCCGGTCTGGGTGATGGCCGGCGAGCTCGTCGAGACCTCGCGCCTGTGGGGCCGCGACGTCGCGAAGATCCAGCCCGAGTGGGCCGAGGACCTCGCCGCGCACCTCGTCAAGCGCACCTACTCCGAGCCGCACTGGTCGAGCAAGCAGGGCGCCGCGCAGGCGATCGAGAAGGTGCTGCTCTACGGCGTGCCCATCGTCGCCGACCGCAAGGTCCTGTTCTCCAAGGTGGACCCGGAACAGGCGCGCGAGCTGTTCATCCGGCACGCCCTGGTGCAGGGCGAGTGGACCACGCACCACACCTTCTACGCCGACAACCGACGCCTGCTCGACGAGGCGGCCGAGCTCGAGGCCAGGTCCCGGCAGCGTGGCCTGGTGGTCGACGACGACGCGCTCTTCGCCTTCTACGACGAGCGCGTCCCCGCGTCCGTGGTGTCCGCGCGGCACTTCGACCAGTGGTGGAAGTCCGCGCGCCGCGAAGACCCCGACCTGCTGACCTTCACGCTCGACCTGCTCGTCCCCGAGGGCACCGAGGTGTCGGCCGAGGACTTCCCGCAGGAGTGGGTCCAGGGCGACCTCACGCTCCCCCTCACCTACCAGTTCCAGCCCGGGACGGACGCTGACGGGGTCACCGTGCACGTGCCCATCTCGGTGCTCAACCGGGTGGTCCCCGACGGCTTCGACTGGATGGTCCCCGGCCTGCTCGACGAGCTCACCACGGCGACCATCCGCGCGCTGCCCAAGCCGGTGCGCGTGCAGCTGGTGCCCGCGCCGGACGTCGCCCGCGGCGTCGTCGCGTGGATCCGCGAGAACACCCCGGCCTGGGGCGATGTCACCCGGGCCGGCGACATGGCCGAGTCCTACGAGTCCGCCTTCACGCGTGCGGTCAAGGCGCTGCGCGACGTGGACGTCCCCGAGGACGCCTGGGACCGCGAGCGGCTCCCCGGGCACCTGCGGATGACCTTCCGGGTCTTCGAGGAGCGCGGCGGACGCGGCTCCGGCCCGCGCGGCGAGGTCGTGCTCGACGAGTCCAAGGACCTCGTCGCGCTCCAACGTCGTCTCGCCGCGCAGTCGCAGGCCGCGGTCCGGTCTGCGGTCAAGAGCGCCGTCGGCACCGCGCTCCGCGAGGCGCAGCAGGAGGCCCAGGACGCCGCGGCAGCGAGCCAGAAGGCCGGTACAGGTGCACCGGGGGCCGCGGCAGCGACCGGTGGACCGACCGCGCCAGCAGCGTCGACCCCTGACGCACCGACGGGCGTCACCGTCGCCGAGGTCGCCTCGCTCGCGACGTGGCCCTCCGCCCTGCCCGACGGCGTGCTCCCGGCCCAGGTCGACACCCCGGGCCCCGGCGGCATGGTCGTGCGCGGCTACCCCGCGCTCGTCGAGGAGAGGTCGGGGAGCACCACCACGGTCGCGCTCCGGGTGCTCGCCGACGCGTCGCGCCAGGAGGTCGAGCACACCCGTGGCGTCCGTCGGCTGCTGCTCGGGGAGACCGCGCTGCAGCAGTCGCGCATCACCTCGCGGTGGTCCGGCACGCAGTCGCTCACGCTCGCGGCGAGCCCGTACAAGAACACCGGCGCGCTCGTCGCCGACCTCCAGCTCGCCGCGGTCCAGTGCCTCACGCCCGACGCCGGCCAGGTCCGCGACCTCGCGGCGTACACGGCCATGCGGACGGCGGTGAAGAAGGCGCTCGAGGAGGAGATCCACACCGTGGTCGGCCACGTGGTCGCCGCGCTCACCGCGGCGCGCACCGTCGACGGCGAGATCCGGTCGTCGAGCTCGCTCGCGCTCCTCAACACCCTCGCCGACGTCCGTGACCACGTCGCGGGGCTCGTCTACGACGGCTTCGTGGCGGCGACGCCGCCAGGACGCCTGCCGCACCTCGCGCGCTACCTGCGCGCGGCGTCCTACCGGCTCGAGAAGGCCGCGAGCAACCCGAACCGCGACGCCGAGCTCGCGTGGAAGGTGCACGACGTCGAGGATGCCTACGACGCGGCCCGCGCCGCGTACGCGGCAGGCCGCCCGGACCCCGCACGGGCCTCGGAGCTCGCGCAGGCTCGCTGGATGATCGAGGAGCTGCGCGTCTCGCTGTTCGCCCAGCAGCTCGGCACCGACGGGCCGGTGAGCGAGAAGAGGATCAGGAAGCTCCTCGCCGGGGGCTGA
- a CDS encoding LacI family DNA-binding transcriptional regulator, whose translation MSTPTIRDVAARAGVSVATVSRVLSEDPRTSASAREKVFAAASEMGFRPNAQARSLRRTRTDTIGVLLSDVRNPFFAEIAHTVAQTALESDIATLLCNADESTEQQDHALDLLVSQRVDGIIVTPQGDGSGSLRDVLKLGLPVVFVDRVIDGVDVPSVTSDNRSGVTAAVEHLAALGHRRVGFVAGPQETSTGRERLVAYREAIAAAGLDADPALVYQGDFRVASGVAGARALLDLDDAPTALVAADSLMTFGVLQECQDRGVRIGDDVSVIGYDDIDSFRLVNPPVTVIAHDPARMGALAVAMIRDLLAGEPVTSAVLASNLVERASTGPARRSA comes from the coding sequence ATGTCGACGCCGACGATCCGCGATGTCGCCGCCCGAGCAGGAGTCTCGGTGGCCACCGTCTCGCGCGTCCTCTCCGAGGACCCCCGCACCTCCGCCTCGGCTCGCGAGAAGGTCTTCGCCGCCGCCTCCGAGATGGGCTTCCGCCCCAACGCGCAGGCACGGTCGCTGCGCCGCACCCGCACCGACACCATCGGCGTGCTGCTCTCCGACGTCCGCAACCCCTTCTTCGCCGAGATCGCGCACACCGTCGCGCAGACCGCGCTCGAGTCCGACATCGCCACGCTGCTCTGCAACGCCGACGAGTCGACCGAGCAGCAGGACCACGCACTCGACCTCCTCGTGTCCCAGCGCGTCGACGGCATCATCGTCACCCCGCAGGGCGACGGCTCCGGGTCGCTACGCGACGTGCTCAAGCTGGGCCTGCCCGTCGTGTTCGTCGACCGCGTCATCGACGGCGTCGACGTCCCGAGCGTCACCTCCGACAACCGGTCGGGCGTCACCGCGGCCGTGGAGCACCTCGCGGCCCTCGGGCACCGCCGGGTCGGCTTCGTCGCCGGACCGCAGGAGACCTCGACCGGGCGCGAGCGCCTCGTCGCGTACCGGGAGGCGATCGCCGCGGCAGGCCTCGACGCCGACCCGGCGCTCGTCTACCAGGGCGACTTCCGCGTCGCCTCGGGCGTCGCCGGTGCCCGCGCGCTCCTCGACCTCGACGACGCCCCGACCGCGCTCGTCGCGGCCGACTCGCTCATGACCTTCGGCGTCCTCCAGGAGTGCCAGGACCGCGGCGTGCGCATCGGCGACGACGTCTCGGTGATCGGCTACGACGACATCGACTCCTTCCGGCTCGTGAACCCGCCGGTGACCGTGATCGCGCACGACCCCGCCCGCATGGGGGCGCTCGCCGTCGCCATGATCCGTGACCTGCTCGCCGGCGAGCCGGTCACCTCGGCCGTGCTGGCCTCGAACCTCGTCGAGCGCGCCTCGACCGGACCCGCCAGGAGGAGCGCATGA
- a CDS encoding sugar ABC transporter ATP-binding protein, translating into MTAAAPVPASEPSGGRASGPARSRTSVPAPAPVLTLDSVSKSFGPVDVLKDITVHVRPGRVQVLLGENGAGKSTLIKMMSGIYQPDGGRVVVDGKPVHLGSVRDAERLGIATIHQELNLVPSMTVAENVLMGRLPSRGGFVSRRTMRRLAREALDRVRLDVSLDTPVGELGIARQQLVEIAKALSLNARVLILDEPTAALTGSETEVLFGVVEELRRDDVAMVFISHHLEEIAAIGDEVSVLRDGALVAEVPASTHEDELVRLMVGRDITEQYPRRTHTPGDEVLLDVRGLSRTGVLHDIDVQVRAGEVVGVAGLVGAGRTELLRAIAGADPYDAGTVHVDGQRLPPRSVGSAVAAGIGHVPEDRKGQGLVLDASVAENLGYATLAATSRAGFADRRGQRSRAQEVASRLRIRMRDVDQAARDLSGGNQQKIVFGRWVLAGSRVLLLDEPTRGVDVGARVEIYELINAVAAAGGAVLLVSSDLPEVLGVSDRVLVMSGGRLTGELPAATATQDQVMALAVKHADDDDHVAPSHGPEGSPS; encoded by the coding sequence ATGACCGCCGCAGCACCCGTCCCCGCCAGCGAGCCGTCTGGCGGTCGGGCGTCAGGCCCGGCTCGCAGCCGGACGTCCGTCCCGGCCCCCGCGCCGGTGCTCACCCTCGACTCGGTCTCGAAGTCCTTCGGCCCCGTCGACGTCCTCAAGGACATCACCGTCCACGTCCGCCCGGGCCGCGTCCAGGTGCTGCTCGGCGAGAACGGCGCCGGGAAGTCCACGCTCATCAAGATGATGTCCGGGATCTACCAGCCCGACGGCGGCCGCGTGGTCGTCGACGGCAAGCCGGTGCACCTGGGGAGCGTCCGCGACGCCGAGCGCCTGGGCATCGCGACCATCCACCAGGAGCTCAACCTCGTGCCCAGCATGACCGTGGCCGAGAACGTCCTCATGGGCCGGCTGCCCTCCCGCGGCGGCTTCGTGTCGCGCCGGACCATGCGCCGGCTCGCCCGCGAGGCCCTCGACCGCGTCCGTCTGGACGTCAGCCTCGACACCCCCGTCGGCGAGCTCGGCATCGCCCGCCAGCAGCTCGTCGAGATCGCCAAGGCGCTGAGCCTCAACGCCCGCGTGCTCATCCTCGACGAACCGACCGCCGCCCTCACCGGCAGCGAGACCGAGGTGCTGTTCGGCGTGGTCGAAGAGCTCCGGCGCGACGACGTCGCCATGGTGTTCATCAGCCACCACCTCGAGGAGATCGCCGCGATCGGCGACGAGGTGAGCGTCCTGCGCGACGGCGCCCTCGTCGCCGAGGTCCCCGCGTCCACGCACGAGGACGAGCTGGTCCGCCTCATGGTCGGCCGCGACATCACCGAGCAGTACCCCCGCCGGACGCACACCCCCGGCGACGAGGTCCTGCTCGACGTCCGTGGCCTGTCCCGGACCGGCGTGCTGCACGACATCGACGTGCAGGTCCGTGCCGGCGAGGTCGTCGGCGTCGCCGGGCTGGTCGGCGCCGGCCGCACGGAGCTGCTCCGCGCCATCGCCGGGGCCGACCCCTACGACGCCGGCACCGTGCACGTCGACGGGCAGCGGCTGCCGCCACGCTCGGTCGGCAGCGCCGTCGCCGCCGGCATCGGCCACGTCCCCGAGGACCGCAAGGGCCAGGGCCTCGTGCTCGACGCCTCGGTCGCCGAGAACCTCGGCTACGCGACGCTCGCCGCGACCTCCCGTGCCGGGTTCGCCGACCGGCGCGGCCAGCGCAGCCGCGCGCAGGAGGTCGCGTCCCGCCTGCGCATCCGCATGCGCGACGTCGACCAGGCGGCCCGCGACCTGTCCGGAGGCAACCAGCAGAAGATCGTCTTCGGCCGCTGGGTGCTCGCCGGCTCCCGCGTGCTGCTGCTCGACGAGCCGACCCGCGGCGTCGACGTCGGCGCCCGCGTCGAGATCTACGAGCTCATCAACGCCGTCGCCGCCGCCGGCGGCGCCGTCCTGCTGGTCTCCAGCGACCTCCCCGAGGTCCTGGGCGTCAGCGACCGCGTCCTGGTGATGAGCGGCGGCCGGCTCACCGGTGAGCTGCCCGCCGCGACCGCCACCCAGGACCAGGTGATGGCCCTGGCCGTCAAGCACGCGGACGACGACGACCACGTCGCCCCCTCCCACGGACCCGAAGGGAGCCCCTCATGA